From a region of the Hemitrygon akajei chromosome 16, sHemAka1.3, whole genome shotgun sequence genome:
- the LOC140739804 gene encoding uncharacterized protein isoform X3 — protein MTISKPVMEKTGVFASEEFKTSTCALNSNVTSRTLKPNGVHLLREQGGTCTRQSSRRASCVKKMPENEQRKTWTRSCTLLQSSIKMKSVSEKEEGGIVGKRKRGRMRKDLCHLQKDASEFSPTQCNQSIQPMKSIPTEKNKSCSKKCERSREKGKSSSQACSSTVSGVKKDQNGAFKKNKQKSRDFCKSLCEGVSNSFPANCDSQEVWTPDIPHSCLESTPRHRTCGNIGSYKRSHLLSSSQNIESEEKSDWVQTHEVEKHKKKKGKKCTEPMESLNSSKTSADLDANVNSSNQSNVVSIAQPESPEQHVQSSIFEFALDEIVSPINGCNQKYSSSESPQTTCPTAITMEGALSPLNIREEEETLPTALLETCLGSSSFGVEVGTQSSSSLSVEFSSMDTLSTSKFIEGIIEERDEEDDENLPSILSHQEQWSVAEGMLVWCKFQKYPNWPAVVRSVKSRIKKASILFVDENIINAERHKKGFCVSIRTLKPFDCEDRQKYTAAARHIYNDSIDWCVALIDDYRIRRGCGSFTGSFVEYCTAELSIPVRKSFAQDPSLMTFPSNSIESQVEGHSDCEYDTTPTKHQPAKKLLPDRKKAARDRANEKLVQFIVKAKGVEKHLQDVIKGKRHSKWLEEFKTRTRNSSVIDTYLEDDWQVDKVMNYLKSVYEMNVSTQLLVDYERCRFILDVLLPEAIICAIAEVEQITIKKAEEKYMKGPLHSEREVEHFNKEIENEMMLKQQHLNEDESTS, from the exons ATGACTATAAGCAAACCTGTAATGGAAAAGACTGGGGTATTTGCTTCAGAAGAGTTTAAAACGAGCACGTGTGCGTTAAATTCTAATGTAACAAGCAGAACATTGAAGCCAAATGGAGTGCATTTGCTTCGAGAACAAGGGGGCACATGCACTCGGCAAAGTAGCAGGAGAGCATCTTGTGTTAAAAAAATGCCAGAAAATGAACAACGAAAAACATGGACTAGATCATGTACATTACTCCAGTCTTCAATTAAAATGAAAAGCGTGTCGGAAAAGGAAGAAGGTGGTATTGTAGggaaaagaaaaagggggagaatGAGAAAAGATCTTTGTCACCTCCAGAAAGATGCTTCAGAGTTTAGTCCCACACAATGTAACCAATCAATACAACCGATGAAATCAATACCTACTGAAAAAAATAAATCTTGCAGTAAAAAATGTGAGAGGTCACGAGAAAAGGGAAAGTCTTCATCCCAAGCCTGTAGTTCTACAGTCTCTGGAGTAAAGAAAGATCAAAATGGAGCATTTAAAAAGAATAAACAGAAGTCAAGGGATTTTTGTAAGTCTCTCTGTGAAGGAGTTTCAAATTCTTTCCCAGCTAATTGTGACTCTCAAGAGGTTTGGACACCTGACATTCCTCATAGCTGTCTAGAATCTACTCCAAGACACAGAACTTGTGGAAATATTGGGTCATATAAACGTTCACACCTTTTAAGCAGCAGTCAAAACATTGAGTCTGAAGAGAAAAGTGATTGGGTACAAACTCATGAGGTAGaaaaacataaaaagaaaaaaggaaagaagTGTACAGAACCGATGGAAAGCCTTAATTCTAGCAAGACTTCCGCTGATTTGGATGCTAACGTGAACTCAAGCAACCAGTCAAATGTAGTGAGTATTGCACAACCAGAGAGTCCGGAACAACATGTACAGAGCTCTATATTTGAGTTTGCACTGGATGAGATAGTGAGCCCTATAAATGGATGTAACCAGAAGTATAGTAGTTCAGAAAGTCCTCAGACAACCTGTCCTACTGCCATAACTATGGAGGGAGCATTAAGCCCTTTAAACATTAGGGAAGAGGAGGAAACTTTACCCACTGCATTGCTTGAAACTTGCCTTGGGTCATCGTCATTTGGAGTTGAAGTGG GAACACAGTCATCCTCTTCGTTATCTGTAGAGTTCAGTTCAATGGACACCCTTTCTACAAGTAAATTCATAGAAGGGATTATAGAGGAGAGAGATGAGGAAGATGATGAGAACCTTCCGAGCATCCTGTCACACCAAG AGCAATGGTCAGTCGCTGAAGGGATGTTGGTGTGGTGTAAATTCCAAAAGTACCCAAACTGGCCTGCAGTG GTAAGAAGTGTAAAATCCAGAATCAAAAAGGCCAGCATATTGTTTGTAGATGAAAATATAATCAATGCAGAAAGGCACAAAAAAGG CTTCTGTGTCTCCATAAGAACTCTAAAGCCATTTGATTGTGAGGATCGACAAAAATATACA GCTGCAGCAAGGCATATTTACAATGATTCAATTGATTGGTGTGTAGCTCTTATTGATGACTATCGAATTAGAAGAG GCTGCGGGTCCTTCACAGGTTCTTTTGTTGAATATTGCACAGCTGAACTCA GTATCCCAGTACGAAAATCATTTGCACAAGATCCTTCATTAATGACTTTCCCATCCAATTCAATTGAGAGTCAGGTGGAAGGCCATTCTGATTGTGAATATGACACAACACCAACCAAACACCAGCCTGCCAAGAAACTTCTCCCTGATAGGAAGAAAGCTGCCAGGGATCGAGCTAATGAAAAACTTGTGCAATTCATTGTCAAGGCTAAGGGCGTGGAGAAGCATCTTCAAGATGTAATTAAGGGAAAAAGGCATTCCAAGTGGCTTGAGGAGTTCAAAACCCGTACCCGCAACTCGAGTGTTATTGACACCTACCTTGAAGATGACTGGCAGGTGGACAAAGTGATGAACTACTTAAAAAGTGTATATGAAATGAATGTAAGCACCCAGCTGTTGGTAGACTATGAGAGGTGCAGGTTTATCTTGGATGTTCTCTTACCGGAG GCCATTATCTGTGCTATTGCGGAGGTTGAACAAATAACCATCAAGAAAGCAGAGGAAAAGTACATGAAAGGACCTCTTCACAGTGAAAG GGAAGTTGAACATTTTAACaaggagattgaaaatgaaatgatgCTGAAGCAACAGCATTTGAACGAGGACGAATCCACAAGCTAA
- the LOC140739804 gene encoding uncharacterized protein isoform X1, translating to MSDFEFIFCRWHDRLWPARILLKSGISPSETPKTNSDCLDVQIICLDKRLYLRLRVKRTDTRPFEEEQVKSISSGLVYREDSTHEEILEELTYRKALRIGLDILAGQDSDTTQMTISKPVMEKTGVFASEEFKTSTCALNSNVTSRTLKPNGVHLLREQGGTCTRQSSRRASCVKKMPENEQRKTWTRSCTLLQSSIKMKSVSEKEEGGIVGKRKRGRMRKDLCHLQKDASEFSPTQCNQSIQPMKSIPTEKNKSCSKKCERSREKGKSSSQACSSTVSGVKKDQNGAFKKNKQKSRDFCKSLCEGVSNSFPANCDSQEVWTPDIPHSCLESTPRHRTCGNIGSYKRSHLLSSSQNIESEEKSDWVQTHEVEKHKKKKGKKCTEPMESLNSSKTSADLDANVNSSNQSNVVSIAQPESPEQHVQSSIFEFALDEIVSPINGCNQKYSSSESPQTTCPTAITMEGALSPLNIREEEETLPTALLETCLGSSSFGVEVGTQSSSSLSVEFSSMDTLSTSKFIEGIIEERDEEDDENLPSILSHQEQWSVAEGMLVWCKFQKYPNWPAVVRSVKSRIKKASILFVDENIINAERHKKGFCVSIRTLKPFDCEDRQKYTAAARHIYNDSIDWCVALIDDYRIRRGCGSFTGSFVEYCTAELSIPVRKSFAQDPSLMTFPSNSIESQVEGHSDCEYDTTPTKHQPAKKLLPDRKKAARDRANEKLVQFIVKAKGVEKHLQDVIKGKRHSKWLEEFKTRTRNSSVIDTYLEDDWQVDKVMNYLKSVYEMNVSTQLLVDYERCRFILDVLLPEAIICAIAEVEQITIKKAEEKYMKGPLHSEREVEHFNKEIENEMMLKQQHLNEDESTS from the exons TTTGTATTTGAGGTTGAGGGTTAAGCGCACTGACACAAGACCATTTGAGGAAGAACAAGTCAAAAGCATTAGCAGTGGATTGG tgtatcGAGAAGACTCTACtcatgaagaaattttggaggaACTGACTTACAGGAAAGCACTTCGAATCGGCTTGGACATTTTAGCAGGCCAAGATTCTGATACCACTCAAATGACTATAAGCAAACCTGTAATGGAAAAGACTGGGGTATTTGCTTCAGAAGAGTTTAAAACGAGCACGTGTGCGTTAAATTCTAATGTAACAAGCAGAACATTGAAGCCAAATGGAGTGCATTTGCTTCGAGAACAAGGGGGCACATGCACTCGGCAAAGTAGCAGGAGAGCATCTTGTGTTAAAAAAATGCCAGAAAATGAACAACGAAAAACATGGACTAGATCATGTACATTACTCCAGTCTTCAATTAAAATGAAAAGCGTGTCGGAAAAGGAAGAAGGTGGTATTGTAGggaaaagaaaaagggggagaatGAGAAAAGATCTTTGTCACCTCCAGAAAGATGCTTCAGAGTTTAGTCCCACACAATGTAACCAATCAATACAACCGATGAAATCAATACCTACTGAAAAAAATAAATCTTGCAGTAAAAAATGTGAGAGGTCACGAGAAAAGGGAAAGTCTTCATCCCAAGCCTGTAGTTCTACAGTCTCTGGAGTAAAGAAAGATCAAAATGGAGCATTTAAAAAGAATAAACAGAAGTCAAGGGATTTTTGTAAGTCTCTCTGTGAAGGAGTTTCAAATTCTTTCCCAGCTAATTGTGACTCTCAAGAGGTTTGGACACCTGACATTCCTCATAGCTGTCTAGAATCTACTCCAAGACACAGAACTTGTGGAAATATTGGGTCATATAAACGTTCACACCTTTTAAGCAGCAGTCAAAACATTGAGTCTGAAGAGAAAAGTGATTGGGTACAAACTCATGAGGTAGaaaaacataaaaagaaaaaaggaaagaagTGTACAGAACCGATGGAAAGCCTTAATTCTAGCAAGACTTCCGCTGATTTGGATGCTAACGTGAACTCAAGCAACCAGTCAAATGTAGTGAGTATTGCACAACCAGAGAGTCCGGAACAACATGTACAGAGCTCTATATTTGAGTTTGCACTGGATGAGATAGTGAGCCCTATAAATGGATGTAACCAGAAGTATAGTAGTTCAGAAAGTCCTCAGACAACCTGTCCTACTGCCATAACTATGGAGGGAGCATTAAGCCCTTTAAACATTAGGGAAGAGGAGGAAACTTTACCCACTGCATTGCTTGAAACTTGCCTTGGGTCATCGTCATTTGGAGTTGAAGTGG GAACACAGTCATCCTCTTCGTTATCTGTAGAGTTCAGTTCAATGGACACCCTTTCTACAAGTAAATTCATAGAAGGGATTATAGAGGAGAGAGATGAGGAAGATGATGAGAACCTTCCGAGCATCCTGTCACACCAAG AGCAATGGTCAGTCGCTGAAGGGATGTTGGTGTGGTGTAAATTCCAAAAGTACCCAAACTGGCCTGCAGTG GTAAGAAGTGTAAAATCCAGAATCAAAAAGGCCAGCATATTGTTTGTAGATGAAAATATAATCAATGCAGAAAGGCACAAAAAAGG CTTCTGTGTCTCCATAAGAACTCTAAAGCCATTTGATTGTGAGGATCGACAAAAATATACA GCTGCAGCAAGGCATATTTACAATGATTCAATTGATTGGTGTGTAGCTCTTATTGATGACTATCGAATTAGAAGAG GCTGCGGGTCCTTCACAGGTTCTTTTGTTGAATATTGCACAGCTGAACTCA GTATCCCAGTACGAAAATCATTTGCACAAGATCCTTCATTAATGACTTTCCCATCCAATTCAATTGAGAGTCAGGTGGAAGGCCATTCTGATTGTGAATATGACACAACACCAACCAAACACCAGCCTGCCAAGAAACTTCTCCCTGATAGGAAGAAAGCTGCCAGGGATCGAGCTAATGAAAAACTTGTGCAATTCATTGTCAAGGCTAAGGGCGTGGAGAAGCATCTTCAAGATGTAATTAAGGGAAAAAGGCATTCCAAGTGGCTTGAGGAGTTCAAAACCCGTACCCGCAACTCGAGTGTTATTGACACCTACCTTGAAGATGACTGGCAGGTGGACAAAGTGATGAACTACTTAAAAAGTGTATATGAAATGAATGTAAGCACCCAGCTGTTGGTAGACTATGAGAGGTGCAGGTTTATCTTGGATGTTCTCTTACCGGAG GCCATTATCTGTGCTATTGCGGAGGTTGAACAAATAACCATCAAGAAAGCAGAGGAAAAGTACATGAAAGGACCTCTTCACAGTGAAAG GGAAGTTGAACATTTTAACaaggagattgaaaatgaaatgatgCTGAAGCAACAGCATTTGAACGAGGACGAATCCACAAGCTAA
- the LOC140739804 gene encoding PWWP domain-containing DNA repair factor 3A-like isoform X2, producing MSDFEFIFCRWHDRLWPARILLKSGISPSETPKTNSDCLDVQIICLDKRLRVKRTDTRPFEEEQVKSISSGLVYREDSTHEEILEELTYRKALRIGLDILAGQDSDTTQMTISKPVMEKTGVFASEEFKTSTCALNSNVTSRTLKPNGVHLLREQGGTCTRQSSRRASCVKKMPENEQRKTWTRSCTLLQSSIKMKSVSEKEEGGIVGKRKRGRMRKDLCHLQKDASEFSPTQCNQSIQPMKSIPTEKNKSCSKKCERSREKGKSSSQACSSTVSGVKKDQNGAFKKNKQKSRDFCKSLCEGVSNSFPANCDSQEVWTPDIPHSCLESTPRHRTCGNIGSYKRSHLLSSSQNIESEEKSDWVQTHEVEKHKKKKGKKCTEPMESLNSSKTSADLDANVNSSNQSNVVSIAQPESPEQHVQSSIFEFALDEIVSPINGCNQKYSSSESPQTTCPTAITMEGALSPLNIREEEETLPTALLETCLGSSSFGVEVGTQSSSSLSVEFSSMDTLSTSKFIEGIIEERDEEDDENLPSILSHQEQWSVAEGMLVWCKFQKYPNWPAVVRSVKSRIKKASILFVDENIINAERHKKGFCVSIRTLKPFDCEDRQKYTAAARHIYNDSIDWCVALIDDYRIRRGCGSFTGSFVEYCTAELSIPVRKSFAQDPSLMTFPSNSIESQVEGHSDCEYDTTPTKHQPAKKLLPDRKKAARDRANEKLVQFIVKAKGVEKHLQDVIKGKRHSKWLEEFKTRTRNSSVIDTYLEDDWQVDKVMNYLKSVYEMNVSTQLLVDYERCRFILDVLLPEAIICAIAEVEQITIKKAEEKYMKGPLHSEREVEHFNKEIENEMMLKQQHLNEDESTS from the exons GTTGAGGGTTAAGCGCACTGACACAAGACCATTTGAGGAAGAACAAGTCAAAAGCATTAGCAGTGGATTGG tgtatcGAGAAGACTCTACtcatgaagaaattttggaggaACTGACTTACAGGAAAGCACTTCGAATCGGCTTGGACATTTTAGCAGGCCAAGATTCTGATACCACTCAAATGACTATAAGCAAACCTGTAATGGAAAAGACTGGGGTATTTGCTTCAGAAGAGTTTAAAACGAGCACGTGTGCGTTAAATTCTAATGTAACAAGCAGAACATTGAAGCCAAATGGAGTGCATTTGCTTCGAGAACAAGGGGGCACATGCACTCGGCAAAGTAGCAGGAGAGCATCTTGTGTTAAAAAAATGCCAGAAAATGAACAACGAAAAACATGGACTAGATCATGTACATTACTCCAGTCTTCAATTAAAATGAAAAGCGTGTCGGAAAAGGAAGAAGGTGGTATTGTAGggaaaagaaaaagggggagaatGAGAAAAGATCTTTGTCACCTCCAGAAAGATGCTTCAGAGTTTAGTCCCACACAATGTAACCAATCAATACAACCGATGAAATCAATACCTACTGAAAAAAATAAATCTTGCAGTAAAAAATGTGAGAGGTCACGAGAAAAGGGAAAGTCTTCATCCCAAGCCTGTAGTTCTACAGTCTCTGGAGTAAAGAAAGATCAAAATGGAGCATTTAAAAAGAATAAACAGAAGTCAAGGGATTTTTGTAAGTCTCTCTGTGAAGGAGTTTCAAATTCTTTCCCAGCTAATTGTGACTCTCAAGAGGTTTGGACACCTGACATTCCTCATAGCTGTCTAGAATCTACTCCAAGACACAGAACTTGTGGAAATATTGGGTCATATAAACGTTCACACCTTTTAAGCAGCAGTCAAAACATTGAGTCTGAAGAGAAAAGTGATTGGGTACAAACTCATGAGGTAGaaaaacataaaaagaaaaaaggaaagaagTGTACAGAACCGATGGAAAGCCTTAATTCTAGCAAGACTTCCGCTGATTTGGATGCTAACGTGAACTCAAGCAACCAGTCAAATGTAGTGAGTATTGCACAACCAGAGAGTCCGGAACAACATGTACAGAGCTCTATATTTGAGTTTGCACTGGATGAGATAGTGAGCCCTATAAATGGATGTAACCAGAAGTATAGTAGTTCAGAAAGTCCTCAGACAACCTGTCCTACTGCCATAACTATGGAGGGAGCATTAAGCCCTTTAAACATTAGGGAAGAGGAGGAAACTTTACCCACTGCATTGCTTGAAACTTGCCTTGGGTCATCGTCATTTGGAGTTGAAGTGG GAACACAGTCATCCTCTTCGTTATCTGTAGAGTTCAGTTCAATGGACACCCTTTCTACAAGTAAATTCATAGAAGGGATTATAGAGGAGAGAGATGAGGAAGATGATGAGAACCTTCCGAGCATCCTGTCACACCAAG AGCAATGGTCAGTCGCTGAAGGGATGTTGGTGTGGTGTAAATTCCAAAAGTACCCAAACTGGCCTGCAGTG GTAAGAAGTGTAAAATCCAGAATCAAAAAGGCCAGCATATTGTTTGTAGATGAAAATATAATCAATGCAGAAAGGCACAAAAAAGG CTTCTGTGTCTCCATAAGAACTCTAAAGCCATTTGATTGTGAGGATCGACAAAAATATACA GCTGCAGCAAGGCATATTTACAATGATTCAATTGATTGGTGTGTAGCTCTTATTGATGACTATCGAATTAGAAGAG GCTGCGGGTCCTTCACAGGTTCTTTTGTTGAATATTGCACAGCTGAACTCA GTATCCCAGTACGAAAATCATTTGCACAAGATCCTTCATTAATGACTTTCCCATCCAATTCAATTGAGAGTCAGGTGGAAGGCCATTCTGATTGTGAATATGACACAACACCAACCAAACACCAGCCTGCCAAGAAACTTCTCCCTGATAGGAAGAAAGCTGCCAGGGATCGAGCTAATGAAAAACTTGTGCAATTCATTGTCAAGGCTAAGGGCGTGGAGAAGCATCTTCAAGATGTAATTAAGGGAAAAAGGCATTCCAAGTGGCTTGAGGAGTTCAAAACCCGTACCCGCAACTCGAGTGTTATTGACACCTACCTTGAAGATGACTGGCAGGTGGACAAAGTGATGAACTACTTAAAAAGTGTATATGAAATGAATGTAAGCACCCAGCTGTTGGTAGACTATGAGAGGTGCAGGTTTATCTTGGATGTTCTCTTACCGGAG GCCATTATCTGTGCTATTGCGGAGGTTGAACAAATAACCATCAAGAAAGCAGAGGAAAAGTACATGAAAGGACCTCTTCACAGTGAAAG GGAAGTTGAACATTTTAACaaggagattgaaaatgaaatgatgCTGAAGCAACAGCATTTGAACGAGGACGAATCCACAAGCTAA